One Herbaspirillum rubrisubalbicans genomic window carries:
- a CDS encoding 2-hydroxyacid dehydrogenase, which produces MTFLYKADPVRGAEWAQLFAQKAPELPFQIWPHEGDGASVRYLAAWTPPEDIAQRFPNLEILFSVGAGIDQFDMSILPPALPVVRMTEPGIVAGMVQYVTHAVLGLHREARLYARQQRQQVWQAHRVRPASACRVGVLGLGMLGRAVLQQLQGLGFPCAGWSRSAHQLEGITCYSGSAGLRDFLARTDVLVCLLPLTDDTRGLLCRELFAQLPRGAALVNVGRGGHLVEDDLLAALQEGQLSAAVLDVCQTEPLPADHPFWSHPDIVLTPHIASMTQPDGAVDAVLENLRRHQAGLPLLGLVDRQRGY; this is translated from the coding sequence ATGACTTTTCTCTACAAAGCGGACCCGGTACGCGGCGCCGAATGGGCGCAATTGTTTGCACAGAAGGCGCCCGAACTCCCTTTCCAGATCTGGCCGCATGAAGGCGATGGCGCCAGCGTGCGCTACCTGGCCGCCTGGACGCCGCCGGAGGATATCGCGCAGCGCTTCCCCAACCTGGAGATCCTGTTCTCGGTGGGTGCCGGCATCGACCAGTTCGACATGTCGATCCTGCCCCCGGCGTTGCCGGTGGTGCGCATGACCGAGCCGGGCATCGTCGCCGGCATGGTGCAGTACGTCACCCATGCCGTGCTGGGCCTGCATCGCGAGGCCCGCCTCTATGCGCGCCAGCAGCGCCAACAGGTGTGGCAAGCCCACCGCGTGCGGCCGGCCTCGGCTTGCCGGGTTGGCGTGCTGGGCCTGGGAATGCTGGGTCGCGCGGTGCTGCAGCAGTTGCAGGGGCTGGGCTTTCCCTGCGCCGGCTGGAGCCGTTCGGCGCACCAGTTGGAGGGCATCACCTGCTATAGCGGCAGCGCAGGTCTACGGGACTTCCTGGCGCGTACCGATGTGCTGGTGTGCCTGCTGCCCTTGACCGATGACACCCGTGGCCTGCTCTGCCGTGAATTGTTTGCGCAATTGCCGCGCGGCGCAGCGCTGGTCAACGTGGGCCGCGGTGGCCACCTGGTCGAGGATGATCTGCTGGCAGCACTACAGGAAGGACAATTGAGCGCGGCCGTGCTGGACGTATGCCAGACCGAACCCCTGCCGGCCGACCATCCGTTCTGGAGCCACCCGGACATCGTACTCACGCCCCACATCGCCAGCATGACCCAGCCCGATGGTGCGGTCGACGCCGTGCTGGAGAACCTGCGCCGTCATCAGGCCGGCCTGCCCTTGCTGGGTCTGGTGGACCGGCAGCGCGGGTACTGA
- a CDS encoding GNAT family N-acetyltransferase, with product MQAASTHSAPQNAQATLRPMRETDLASCHALSQHLKWPHRLVDWQFHHRVSRSWAVELEEADGTQSVAGSGMLYLAGADYASLGLVIIADALQGRGLGRAMMQQLLRDAGTRSVLLNATEAGRPLYEKLGFVVTDTLSQHQSSSAQASVTLAPGTQIRALRADEAPALLALDRQASGMDRSALLQALLQFAQVAVLEQDGQVKGAAMLREFGRGRVIGPVIASNVEDAKTLIAYWVNQYPGNLLRIDVPGRSGLKPWLQEIGLVCVDDVVSMCRGTPPQAHAQWRTYSIINQALG from the coding sequence ATGCAAGCTGCAAGCACCCATTCCGCCCCACAGAACGCCCAGGCCACGCTGCGCCCGATGCGCGAGACCGACCTGGCCAGTTGCCATGCCCTGAGTCAACACTTGAAATGGCCGCACCGTCTGGTTGACTGGCAATTCCATCATCGCGTCAGCCGTAGCTGGGCGGTCGAACTGGAAGAAGCCGATGGCACCCAGTCGGTAGCCGGCAGCGGCATGTTGTACCTGGCCGGCGCTGATTACGCTTCGCTGGGCCTGGTCATCATCGCCGATGCACTACAGGGCCGTGGCCTGGGTCGCGCCATGATGCAACAGTTGCTGCGTGATGCCGGCACCCGCAGCGTGCTCCTCAATGCCACCGAAGCCGGCCGCCCGCTCTATGAGAAACTGGGCTTCGTGGTCACCGATACCCTGAGCCAGCACCAGAGCAGCAGTGCCCAGGCCAGCGTGACGCTGGCGCCGGGTACGCAGATCCGGGCGCTGCGAGCAGACGAAGCCCCGGCCCTGCTGGCACTGGACCGCCAGGCCAGCGGCATGGACCGCAGCGCCCTGCTGCAGGCTCTGCTGCAATTTGCCCAGGTGGCGGTGCTGGAACAGGATGGTCAGGTCAAAGGTGCAGCGATGCTGCGCGAATTCGGTCGTGGTCGCGTGATCGGTCCGGTGATCGCCAGCAACGTGGAGGATGCCAAGACACTCATCGCCTACTGGGTCAATCAGTATCCCGGCAACTTGCTGCGTATCGACGTACCCGGCAGGAGCGGCCTCAAACCCTGGCTGCAGGAGATCGGCCTGGTCTGCGTGGACGACGTGGTGAGCATGTGCCGCGGCACGCCGCCGCAGGCGCACGCGCAGTGGCGCACCTATTCCATCATCAACCAGGCGCTGGGATGA
- a CDS encoding haloacid dehalogenase type II, with the protein MSTFKPKFITFDCYGTLTRFQMSETAQKIYADRISAEDMPFFLRQFAAYRLDEVLDQWKPYEQVCKNAITRTCERWGIKTNDEETGAFYKAVPTWGPHADVPEGLSKVAKEFPLVIFSNADDSQIMHNVEKLGAPFHKVFTAQQAQAYKPRLRAFEYMLDNLNCNPEDVLHVSSSLRYDLMPASDMGIKNKVFVARGHEPSTPYYGYTEIKDISGLPGVLGL; encoded by the coding sequence ATGAGCACTTTCAAGCCCAAATTCATCACCTTCGACTGCTACGGCACCCTGACCCGTTTCCAGATGTCGGAAACCGCGCAGAAGATCTACGCCGACCGCATCTCGGCAGAAGATATGCCGTTCTTCCTGCGCCAGTTCGCGGCCTATCGCTTGGATGAAGTATTGGACCAGTGGAAGCCCTACGAACAGGTCTGCAAGAACGCCATCACCCGCACCTGTGAACGTTGGGGCATCAAGACCAATGACGAAGAAACCGGCGCCTTCTACAAGGCCGTGCCGACCTGGGGCCCGCACGCCGATGTGCCCGAGGGTCTGTCCAAGGTGGCCAAGGAATTCCCGCTGGTGATCTTCTCCAATGCCGACGACAGCCAGATCATGCACAACGTCGAGAAACTGGGTGCGCCTTTCCACAAGGTCTTCACCGCCCAGCAGGCACAAGCCTACAAGCCGCGCCTGCGCGCCTTCGAATACATGCTCGATAACCTGAACTGCAACCCGGAAGATGTGCTGCACGTCTCTTCCAGCCTGCGCTACGACCTCATGCCGGCTTCCGACATGGGCATCAAGAACAAGGTCTTCGTGGCACGCGGCCATGAACCCTCGACCCCGTACTACGGCTACACCGAGATCAAGGATATCTCCGGCCTGCCAGGCGTGCTCGGTCTGTAA
- a CDS encoding ABC transporter substrate-binding protein translates to MSKQENGLPPKEGCIITGDTLEHAHGGFTRRDMMRTLLAGSLMTVGGTGLLTASGNAMAQTGKRGGKLRMATQTSSTSDTLDPAKTGHATDYARVNMFYNGLTKLDGKLAPQMVLAEEMITTDAITWIVKLKKGVVFHDGKPLTPADVVYSIMRHKDPATASKVKVVADQFESVKATGPNEVQIKLTSANADLPVILSTAQFLIVRDGTTNFSTANGTGAFKLKEFTPGVRTIAVRNENYWKPGLPYLDEVELFGIPDEAARVNALLSGDVHWINDVNSRSTGRVKSTPGYTVMETKSGQYTDLVMRQDVAPGNNMDFTLGMKYLLDREQIKMAAFRGFAVIANDQPIDPTNRFYFAGLPQRPYDPDKAKFHLQKAGVLGSTIPIVASVAATGSVDMAVLMQQSAAKIGLKLDVKRVPPDGYWSNQWMKVPVGFGNINPRPSADILLTQFFKSDAQWNESGWKNPQFDQLVVAARGETDFNKRKAMYADLQTMIHEKCGLGIPVFIINLEGISTKVKGIDPVPLGAFMNYTCAEYVWLDA, encoded by the coding sequence ATGAGCAAGCAGGAAAACGGACTACCCCCCAAAGAGGGCTGCATCATCACCGGCGATACGCTGGAACACGCGCACGGCGGCTTCACCCGCCGCGACATGATGCGCACCCTGTTGGCCGGTAGCCTGATGACAGTGGGCGGTACCGGACTGCTCACCGCCAGTGGCAATGCCATGGCGCAGACCGGCAAGCGTGGTGGCAAGCTGCGCATGGCCACCCAGACCAGTTCCACCTCCGATACCCTGGACCCGGCCAAGACCGGGCACGCTACCGACTACGCCCGGGTAAACATGTTCTACAACGGCCTGACCAAGCTCGATGGCAAGCTGGCCCCGCAGATGGTGCTGGCCGAGGAAATGATCACCACCGACGCCATCACCTGGATCGTCAAACTGAAGAAGGGCGTGGTGTTCCACGATGGCAAGCCCTTGACCCCGGCTGACGTGGTCTATTCCATCATGCGCCACAAGGATCCGGCGACCGCCTCCAAGGTCAAGGTGGTGGCTGACCAGTTCGAATCGGTCAAGGCCACCGGGCCCAACGAAGTCCAGATCAAGCTCACCAGCGCCAACGCCGACCTGCCGGTGATCCTGTCCACCGCGCAGTTCCTCATCGTGCGCGATGGCACCACCAACTTCAGCACCGCCAACGGTACCGGCGCCTTCAAGCTCAAGGAATTCACCCCGGGCGTGCGTACCATTGCCGTGCGCAACGAGAATTACTGGAAGCCGGGCCTGCCCTACCTGGATGAAGTCGAACTGTTCGGCATTCCCGACGAAGCTGCGCGCGTCAATGCCTTGCTCTCCGGCGACGTTCACTGGATCAACGACGTCAATTCCCGTTCCACCGGCCGCGTCAAGAGCACGCCGGGCTATACCGTCATGGAAACCAAGTCGGGCCAGTACACCGACCTGGTGATGCGCCAGGACGTGGCACCGGGCAACAACATGGACTTCACGCTGGGCATGAAGTATCTGCTGGATCGCGAACAGATCAAGATGGCTGCCTTCCGCGGTTTTGCCGTGATCGCCAACGACCAGCCGATCGACCCCACCAACCGCTTCTACTTCGCCGGCCTGCCGCAACGTCCCTATGACCCGGACAAGGCCAAGTTCCACCTGCAAAAGGCTGGCGTGCTGGGCAGCACCATTCCCATCGTGGCCTCGGTGGCCGCCACCGGTTCGGTGGACATGGCTGTGCTGATGCAGCAGAGCGCCGCCAAGATCGGCCTCAAGCTTGATGTCAAGCGCGTGCCGCCCGATGGCTACTGGTCCAACCAATGGATGAAGGTACCGGTAGGCTTTGGCAACATCAACCCGCGTCCCAGCGCCGACATCCTGCTGACCCAGTTCTTCAAGTCCGACGCCCAGTGGAACGAGTCTGGCTGGAAGAATCCGCAGTTCGACCAGTTGGTGGTGGCTGCCCGCGGCGAGACCGACTTCAACAAGCGCAAAGCCATGTATGCCGACTTGCAGACCATGATCCACGAGAAGTGCGGTCTGGGCATCCCGGTATTCATCATCAACCTGGAAGGCATCAGCACCAAGGTCAAGGGCATTGACCCGGTGCCGCTGGGTGCGTTCATGAACTACACCTGTGCCGAGTACGTCTGGCTGGACGCGTGA
- a CDS encoding ABC transporter permease, translating into MNGMVLRLIGRRLLQAVLTLLLVSAGVFFITNLLPGDAAQTALGQAATPETVAALRLQYGLDLPAPVRYAHWLGNLLSGNPGMSLVNNVPVAQMISGRLPASLTLAAVTALVSVPLALFLGIFSAMYRGSFFDRAVNVSAVSMVSVPEFLVATVAVMIFAVKLRWLSALSHAGDAATLGAFIKAYAMPVMTLCCVIVAQMTRMTRAAVIDQLRSSYAEMALLKGVKRTRIVLRHALPNAIGPIANAVALSLSYLLGGVIIVESIFNYPGIATLMIDAVTTRDMPVVQACSMIFCSGYLLLVLTADVLAIVSNPRLKTR; encoded by the coding sequence ATGAATGGAATGGTCCTGCGTCTGATTGGGCGCCGCCTCTTGCAGGCGGTGCTGACGCTATTGCTGGTGTCGGCCGGCGTGTTTTTCATCACCAACCTGTTGCCGGGCGACGCCGCCCAGACCGCCCTGGGCCAGGCCGCCACGCCCGAGACGGTGGCGGCGCTGCGCCTGCAGTACGGCCTGGACTTGCCGGCGCCAGTGCGCTATGCCCACTGGCTGGGCAATCTGCTCTCGGGCAACCCCGGCATGTCGCTGGTCAACAATGTGCCGGTGGCGCAGATGATCAGCGGCCGCCTACCGGCTTCGCTGACGCTGGCCGCCGTCACGGCCCTGGTCTCGGTACCGCTGGCGCTGTTCCTGGGCATCTTCTCGGCCATGTATCGCGGCTCTTTCTTTGATCGCGCCGTCAACGTCAGTGCGGTCTCGATGGTGTCGGTGCCGGAATTTCTGGTGGCCACGGTCGCCGTGATGATCTTCGCCGTCAAGCTGCGCTGGCTCTCGGCGCTGTCGCACGCAGGCGACGCTGCGACCCTGGGCGCCTTCATCAAGGCCTATGCCATGCCGGTGATGACCCTGTGCTGCGTGATCGTAGCCCAGATGACGCGCATGACGCGCGCGGCCGTGATCGATCAGTTGCGTTCGTCCTACGCCGAGATGGCCTTGTTGAAAGGCGTCAAGCGCACCCGTATCGTGCTGCGCCATGCCCTGCCCAACGCCATCGGCCCGATTGCCAATGCAGTGGCCTTGAGCCTGTCCTATCTGCTGGGCGGCGTCATCATCGTCGAGAGCATCTTCAATTATCCCGGCATCGCTACCCTCATGATCGATGCCGTGACCACCCGTGACATGCCGGTGGTGCAAGCCTGTTCGATGATCTTCTGCAGCGGTTACCTGCTGCTGGTGCTCACCGCTGATGTGCTGGCCATTGTTTCCAATCCAAGGTTGAAGACCCGATGA
- a CDS encoding ABC transporter permease, with product MKALHDSTATEAAGSTPDAIAPAPTTAPKRVRRHSNMAWIGMGIVGFWILMAILGPSISPYDATAIVDTDVFTGMSHKFLLGTDYLGRDMLSRILFGTRATIGLALVSTVLASLSGTAIALFAAFSGGWRDALISRALDALISIPSKMFALMMVATFGSSMGLLVLTAAITYMPGAFRIARSLAVNVQAMEYVQAARARGEGVWYIMTVEMLPNMIRPVLADFGLRFVYVVLLLSGLSFLSLGVQPPDADWGSLVRENISGLGEGALAVIMPALAIASLTIGVNLLIDNLRGKRAAKE from the coding sequence ATGAAAGCCCTCCACGACTCCACCGCAACCGAGGCCGCAGGCTCCACACCTGATGCCATCGCACCCGCGCCCACCACTGCGCCCAAGCGCGTGCGCCGCCATTCGAACATGGCCTGGATCGGCATGGGCATCGTCGGCTTCTGGATCCTGATGGCCATCCTCGGCCCCAGCATCTCGCCCTATGACGCCACCGCCATCGTCGATACCGACGTATTCACCGGCATGAGCCACAAGTTCCTGCTGGGGACCGACTATCTCGGGCGCGACATGTTGAGCCGCATCCTCTTCGGCACCCGCGCCACCATCGGCCTGGCGCTGGTCTCGACGGTGCTGGCCAGCCTGTCCGGCACCGCCATTGCGCTCTTTGCCGCCTTCTCGGGCGGCTGGCGCGATGCCCTCATCAGCCGTGCGCTCGATGCCCTGATCTCCATTCCCAGCAAGATGTTCGCGCTGATGATGGTGGCCACCTTCGGCTCTTCCATGGGGCTGCTGGTGCTCACCGCCGCCATCACCTACATGCCCGGTGCCTTCCGCATCGCGCGCTCGCTGGCGGTCAACGTACAGGCCATGGAATACGTGCAGGCCGCCCGCGCTCGCGGCGAAGGCGTGTGGTACATCATGACCGTGGAAATGCTGCCCAACATGATTCGCCCGGTGCTGGCCGACTTCGGTCTGCGCTTCGTCTACGTGGTGCTGCTGCTGTCGGGCCTGAGCTTCCTCTCGCTGGGTGTGCAACCGCCGGACGCCGATTGGGGCTCGCTGGTGCGCGAAAACATTTCCGGCCTGGGCGAAGGTGCCCTGGCGGTAATCATGCCGGCCCTGGCGATTGCCTCGCTGACCATCGGTGTGAACCTGTTGATCGATAACCTGCGCGGCAAGCGCGCTGCCAAGGAGTAA